The following proteins are co-located in the Legionella busanensis genome:
- a CDS encoding class I SAM-dependent DNA methyltransferase, whose amino-acid sequence MTEKNKDNVYQVYDEIIDWFDDARTKDLKMEKFYLNFIQKYLPLKSKILDVGCGTGEPIAKFLINAGYIVTGIDASKKMIDRCRQRFPKEKWLIADMRTLNLKEKFHAVIAWHSFFHLSHEDQRSTLKLLASYVNQHGLFIFTSGPEFGEVWSDNGGHELYHASLSTEEYKQTLINNNFKILIHKIRDPECGEATVWVAQKS is encoded by the coding sequence ATGACAGAGAAAAATAAAGATAATGTTTATCAGGTCTATGATGAAATTATTGATTGGTTTGATGATGCTCGCACTAAAGATCTGAAAATGGAGAAATTTTATTTAAATTTTATTCAAAAATATCTACCGCTTAAAAGTAAAATATTAGATGTTGGTTGTGGTACGGGAGAGCCTATAGCAAAGTTTTTAATTAATGCAGGTTATATTGTGACTGGGATAGATGCCAGTAAAAAAATGATTGATCGGTGTAGACAACGATTTCCAAAGGAAAAATGGCTTATAGCCGATATGCGTACCTTGAATTTGAAAGAAAAATTTCATGCAGTAATTGCTTGGCATAGTTTTTTTCACCTATCCCACGAAGATCAACGCAGCACATTAAAATTACTAGCGTCTTATGTAAATCAACATGGTTTATTCATTTTTACATCAGGACCAGAATTTGGTGAGGTTTGGAGTGATAATGGAGGACACGAGCTATATCATGCGTCACTTTCTACCGAAGAATATAAACAGACCCTTATTAATAATAATTTTAAAATATTAATACATAAAATAAGAGATCCAGAATGTGGAGAAGCAACCGTTTGGGTTGCCCAAAAAAGCTAG